From one Astatotilapia calliptera chromosome 10, fAstCal1.2, whole genome shotgun sequence genomic stretch:
- the ca4a gene encoding carbonic anhydrase 4a, translated as MPSHWGEKNQVAALPSVSSRRRSKMQQLILPVLLASFWTVCTGSGDWCYQSQFTCGHQCNVPEKWTHVNSACGGQKQSPINIVTRKTFKDDRLTPLKFQNYQEIFTSTIINNGHSAQVQIPTVSTISHGDLPDEYMAVQFHLHWGANGGPGSEHTIDGEQYPMELHIVHMKKAYSDLTTALSDTEGVAVLGFFYELSSSSNRKYERIISTLQNIQATNGNTSLSSISLAQLIPSEKNLTAYYRYKGSLTTPGCTESVIWTLFENPIPLSIEQLQAFSKLQFKDGKQMTGNFRPVQPLNGRKVYRSGSAMILANSAILLATIAIALGLSEPN; from the exons ATGCCATCacattggggggaaaaaaaccaagtCGCTGCGTTGCCTTCTGTGTCGAGTCGGAGACGctccaaaatgcagcagctcaTCCTGCCGGTTCTCCTGGCATCCTTTTGGACAGTCTGCACAGGATCAGGAG aCTGGTGCTATCAGTCCCAGTTTACCTGTGGTCATCAGTGCAATG TACCAGAGAAGTGGACCCATGTAAACTCAGCATGTGGAGGACAAAAACAGTCGCCCATTAACATTGTCACCAGAAAGACTTTCAAAGATGATCGCCTGACTCCTCTTAAGTTTCAGAATTACCAGGAGATCTTCACAAGCACAATCATAAACAATGGCCACTCCG CTCAGGTCCAGATTCCTACTGTATCTACTATATCACATGGAGACCTGCCTGATGAGTATATGGCTGTGCAGTTCCACCTGCACTGGGGAGCCAATGGAGGGCCTGGCTCCGAACACACTATTGACGGGGAACAGTATCCCATGGAG CTGCACATTGTTCACATGAAGAAAGCTTACTCTGATTTGACAACAGCACTGAGTGATACAGAGGGAGTTGCAGTTCTTGGATTTTTCTATGAG CTGTCTAGTAGCAGTAACCGGAAGTATGAACGCATCATCAGTACTCTGCAAAACATCCAAGCAACAA atggCAATACGTCTCTGTCTTCAATCTCCCTGGCACAGCTGATCCCGTCTGAGAAAAATCTAACGGCTTACTACCGTTATAAAGGCTCTCTGACCACCCCGGGGTGTACAGAGTCTGTGATTTGGACTCTGTTTGAGAACCCCATTCCTTTGAGCATAGAACAG CTCCAAGCTTTCTCTAAACTCCAGTTTAAGGATGGCAAGCAGATGACTGGGAATTTCAGACCTGTTCAGCCCCTCAATGGCCGGAAGGTGTACCGCTCAGGAAGTGCAATGATCCTCGCCAACTCTGCCATCCTCCTCGCCACCATTGCCATAGCCTTGGGACTGTCCGAACCCAATTAG